TGGGTGACGGCTGTGCCCCTACAGGGACCCTACAAGCAGAGGTCTGGCATCCAGGTGAAGCACAGTGGCCACCTGGGCTGGGTGGGAGCCTGCTCTCCTGCACTGGCACAtgtcctgcctcttggagagcTGTCCCACACACATAGTGCAGTGCCTCAGCCACCCCCACCTGGAGGAGGCAGGTCCTGGCTggcctgccctgtgctgctggcttgTGCTGGTGACTTGGATGGAAGCCCTTGCTGTGTCAGTACGATCGTGATGATTCAGAACTGAGCAGCACTGAGCCCCTGGGCTGTTGTCTACCTGGGCTCCTGGGTGTGAAGGCATCCTGCTGGTCTTTGGATCCTTGGGCGGCTGTAGGGAATGCATGCTGTGCATCCAAGAGATGCATGGAGATCTCACTGCTCAACAGCCAGTTCCCCTGGATTTTTACTAAGCCTCCCCAATGAGCTTTCCTTTTTGCATGGAACTGTAGTAAACATCCGAATGTGCAAAACTAGGCCTTCCCAAGAGTCTTATTTGTACATTGTTCCCGGTGGTGGACACATCCCACCTTCCATGGCAGTCACAGGCTGGAGACTTCCTCTTTGTTCAGTATCTTTATTGCAAGAACAGAAACATCTACACAAGGCTCTCTGCACAACACAGGCATGGCaccagctggggcagctgccaGGGCGGTTGCCTCCACCCTGGCACTTGAATTGCTTCTGCTTCCTGAACCCTCCTCACCCTGCTCCCTTGCTAGTGGGGATGGGGGTCTTTCCCTGGAGCATCCTGTTCTGCCACCCAACCTGGGCTGGCTCTGTTGCAGTGTTGCCCAGGGCTGGCCTACAGTGCCAGGGACCACAGGAGCTTTAGGAGCAGGGGCATTAGTGGTTCCAGAGGTGGGTTGTGCCTGCCCCTCGtgctctgggagcagagaaagggctggagggggtGTGGGGATCCTGCACCAGGGGCCATGGTGACTCCAGTGAGCTCCCCATGGCTGCCATGCAGAGGAGTAGAGGTCTGGCAGGGAGTAGGGAGGTGCTTTGCTTGGGGCTGGATATGGGAATGCAGGACTGCCATGTAGCAGGCTGATTTAGTCCTGTAGCCCTTTTTTTAGTCACCAGAGGTTTTCTGCCCACCTGGGAGGAGATCCTGTAGAATCTGCATTTCCACGGTGTGCAGAACTTCTCACAGGGAGAGTGCCCTGGTTCAGGAAGCTGAAGGCAGAAGCAAAGCTTGGTACCATGGTGTGTGGATAGTGGTTTCCCTCGAAGGTGCCAGCGGTGATGCCTCTACAGGGTGGGTGGGGCAGGTCTGGAGCATGCAGGCGGAGTGCTCTGGAAGGGGAGGATGGCGTCGAGGGGCACGGGGCACTGCTGAGCCTCTCTatctgctcagccctgcaccCAGCACCTTGTTCACCAGCGGCTCGGGGGTGCCGGCTGAGCCCCACTCGTGCTCCACACTCTTCACACACGGCAGGCTGGGGTTGGCCTTCTGCACTACCGAGATCTGGCAGGTCTGTGAGTCATAGTGGGCCTCACACCAGTCAGGGAAGTCGATggggtgctgggtgctgtgggagAGGACACGGTGCTGTCAGTCTCCCCAGTTTGTGCCAGGAAGCTGCTGACTTGGGCTGGATggcttcctgctgccagccccctgCGCAGGATGTTTCCCAGACCAGCTCAGGCAGGCTGAGACACAGCCCCTGGTGCATCTGGGCATCTTGCTGTGCCGAGACACCCTTTCCAACCACATTGCTTCCCCAGCTCACCCCACCACCCTCAATGCCGTGGTGAGGTCCTGCCCACCTCTGCCTCTTGCTCTGCAGGGTCTGGTGCCCCACAGCCCTTCCAGGGCTCTGATACCTGCTGCATTTGCAGCCACCAGACAtcccctgctgcaggtgcaagTGGGAATTGATAGCCCACCCCAGCACCCCTTGACCCCTCACTCACGTCTCACAGCAGCCCACACCAATGGGGTGCAGGCAGGTGCAGAGCAGGCAGTTGGTGCTCAGCCACGATTCCCCAAGGGAGAACTGCTTCCCTTCATActcacagggagctgcaaagGAAACAGTGGTGATGAGAACACATGGGCCTGTGCTGAGGGCAAGTGGAAGCATCCTTGACACCCCTGTGCCCTGAAAGAGGGGACAAGAGGTGTCATCATGACCTCCCACCCACCTTATGGTATGGAAGATATATGGTGGTCTGTCCACCGTCCTCCTGCAGGTATGGAATGCCCTGTCATCTGCCATGGGTGATGTACCCATCCATCCTCTCGTAGCCATGCCTTGTGGCTCTCCCCACTACCCAGTGGGTCTAGAGCAAGAGGCAAGTGGCTCTTGCTTCCCTGGAGAGGGCAAACCCAGCACCCCTTGGAGTCTGGGCAtttctgcagccctgggaggagGCAGTGGAGGGCTGACGAGCTGCCCTCCTTCCTTTGCTGCTAGTCCTGCACACTCGGCCCCAGGCAGCCTTTGTGGCCCAGAAAGCTGTTTGTCAGCCAGAGCCCTGGGGAGTTGTTCTGTGGTTTATAGACTGCTCCTTCCACTCACCACTGGCCCATGATCCCATGCCTGAGCTCAGCACAGTCCCTTCCACACTTTGCAGGCATAGGGCAGAGCCCTGCCATGCTGGGAAAGCTGAGGCCTCCTCTTCCCATCGGCCTCTTCCCATCTCACCTCCCCGCTTACCTTTAGCCTGGAAGTAGCATTTGGCCTGGGAGCCTGGCagctggaggaagagggaaagaagcAGGCAAAGCCTGCCCCAAGCACACCTCATCTTCTGTGCTTGCGTGGCCATGGTTGATGTTGAACTGGACTTGTTCGCTTTGCTTCTCTATTGCCtttgctctctttctctttctctctgcctttttaaTGCTCTTCCCCTGATCCCAACAAGAGATATTTATAAAGTTCAGCTTTACGACCCTGGCCACCAGCTGTGCCCCACTGGAAAAGTTGTAAAACTCATTTCCTGATTTGAAAGGCATGAAAACAAGAGGTAGGATCAAGATTTTTAACAAGCTGTGAAAAGCTGATTCATGCCCTCCAGAAATTTCTCCAGTTGGAAGCCCCTGTGGGTGCAAGGCTCCACAGTGAGGGGAGATCCAAAGGTCCCCAGCAGCGTTGCCCTCGGCAGCGTGGTGAGCACGTAAGCAGCAAGCACGGGAGACCCTGGCTCCtaaccaggagagctccaggcTCCCCTCTGGTCATGCTGAGCCATCACTGCTCCTTCACAGCAAGCCAAGGTTTTGGGAGCATCCCATCTCGCAGTGACCAGAGCAGCGCAAGCACTCTGCTAACAAACAGTGTGGGATGCAAATGACACCATCCTCATTTGGGGAAGGAGGTGCTTGcacccagctcctggggacCACATCATGGCACTTccaccccagcctgggctgcagccgTGCCAGGTTCATGGCCATGCATAGGCTGGGGGGAACAGCATGtttggaatcatagaatcatagaatctgctgagttggaaggggcccattAGGATCACCATgtccagctcctgaccctgtgcaggacaccccaagaatcccagcatgtgcctgagagcacttACTGAGCTCTGACAGATTTggtgctgtgcccagagcaGACAGTATGGCAACTGCCACTGATGCAGTACAGGAGAGAGACCCAGGGCTCATCTGAGCAGTGGCCAGGAAAGGGGGCTGTACCTGTGCACCTGATGCACCCATGAGGTACTGGAGCTGAGCATCCTCTTTTAGAGCTGGAGACCAGCcccagcaaaagcagaaaacaggagGGATAAAATCAGGAGGTGAAAGTGCTTTTGGGCAACAAGTGACCTGAGAGGTAAACACATTTGGCTGGAAGGAAGGACCTGTGGGAAGTTGCCACACCACCCAGGGATGTGCCCATGGACCTCACAGACCCTCACCCAGAGGGGTTGCCTCTGTGTAGAAGTGATAAGGCTGTTATCAGCTGGCAAAGTGAGGGGATGTGCAAGAGGGAAGAGGTCAGAGCACTGGGAGCCACATGGCCCTGGAGAGCTACAGGCAAAGGGCTGACTTGCCAAAAGAAATTCTCAGCTCTTGTCAgaggtgctgccagcagcaggaaacagGGCTCTGGGGATGGTCCAGCCAGGGTCTCGGccagtgcagggctgtgccGCCAGTGAGGCAGCATCGGTAGCAGTGGCATATGTGGGTCATCTGCCCCTGCATTAAGCTCCCTGCTTTCTGAGAGTTTGGAATAAATTTACACCTTGACGCGTGAGGCTTAATATCCCTTCCAGAATTTGTATTGGCATTCACTATTATAgctggatatttttcttttccctgtaaGTGCCCAATCCCTAATTGAATCCTGCTAAATTTTGGCCTGAGCATTTTCCTGTGGCAGTCTAATTAAGCACAGAGTGAGAAAAAAACTGCTTCCTTTTATCCACTTTGGATTCACCACCTTTGGATCTGAAGGCACAGTCCCTTCTCTTTAGTGCTCTGGGCCCCTTCACCATCCCATTGCATCCCTGTCCTGCAACTTGTGCTCTCACTGCTGAGGGAGAAGCCCTGGTTTTgcatcccttcttccccttaGAGAATTACCCCAGCCCTCTTGTAGTGCCACAGACGGTGCTGTGTCCCTCGGTGGGGTGGCTGGATGGCAGCAAGTGTGGGATCTGTTGGGAAAGGCTGATAATAAATCAGAGAAATGCTCGGCACCCCCTGCTGACCATGGGGCCATGAGCTGGGATGGTGGAGTGTATCAGTGACAAATGGAACTTGCCCTTTGGTGCAGAGTTGTTACTATATAAGGAGGATAAAAGCTTTCGTCGTCAGAACAGTTAATTAATATTCCTATTGTGTGTTTGGAAAAAGAAGTCTGGCGCACTAGTAACTGCAATGAAATAATCCATCATTGTTTCATCAACAAGAACagcaaatgttaaaaaaaagaaatggtggGTTTCACTCAGAGGGCCACAGGATTTGGACAGGCTTCCAGAAGAGTGCTCAAATCCTGGGGTGACAGCATCTCTCAGCTGTGTGGAAGGGCATTGCCCTGCTCTGTCAGGAACATGGAGAGGCATACTCAGGATTTCTGTAGCCATTACAGTTTATTAAATAGAGGGTTAAAGCTACGAGAACGTTCATGGCCATTGGGTTTTTCATCACAGTGCTTTGCTgggaaaatgcagagaaaaagaggaaggagtGTCAGGACACCTCTTGGCACAttgcagagggatctgggcAGTGGAGCACTGTCCACACTGTGGCTCTGAATTAGGGAAGGGGCTGCTGGTCCCCCATAGCCTGGTGATCCTGCTATTCCACCTCCTGACCACTTTCCTTCCTCCACTTTTGCATTCCTGGGCACCCGCCTGGTCCCAGCACACACATGCCCATGGGTGATCCAGAGCATTTTGGTCCAGGCTGTACAGGAGGGGGCTTGTAATTTGGAAGCAGTGCCTGGAACTGGGCTTGGTGCTTCAGAGCTTCTGCTTGGGTTCTTGAGGGTGTTGTGGCA
This genomic stretch from Corvus hawaiiensis isolate bCorHaw1 chromosome Z, bCorHaw1.pri.cur, whole genome shotgun sequence harbors:
- the LOC125320031 gene encoding prostate-associated microseminoprotein yields the protein MATQAQKMRCAWGRLCLLLSLFLQLPGSQAKCYFQAKAPCEYEGKQFSLGESWLSTNCLLCTCLHPIGVGCCETTQHPIDFPDWCEAHYDSQTCQISVVQKANPSLPCVKSVEHEWGSAGTPEPLVNKVLGAGLSR